In Streptomyces sp. NBC_00306, a single genomic region encodes these proteins:
- a CDS encoding ABC transporter permease, with amino-acid sequence MGRYVIRRLLQMIPVFFGATLLIFLMVNVMGDPIAGLCGDRQCDPATSAQLRAEFGLDKPVWQQYLIYMGNVFTGDFGTAFNGQKVTELMAEAFPVTIRLTIVAIVFEIVIGITLGVITGLRRGRPVDTGVLLLTLVVISVPTFVTGLLLQLLLGVEWGLIKPAVSPEAPLDELLIPGLVLASVSLAYVTRLTRTSIAENARSDYVRTAKAKGLPRGRVISRHLLRNSLIPVVTFIGTDIGALMGGAIVTERIFNIHGVGYQLYQGILRQNTQTVVGFVTVLVLVFLVANLIVDLLYAVLDPRIRYA; translated from the coding sequence ATGGGACGTTATGTGATCCGGCGTCTGCTCCAGATGATCCCGGTCTTTTTCGGCGCGACCCTGCTGATCTTTCTCATGGTCAACGTGATGGGAGACCCCATCGCGGGCCTCTGCGGCGACCGGCAGTGCGACCCGGCGACCTCGGCCCAGCTGCGAGCGGAGTTCGGCCTCGACAAGCCCGTGTGGCAGCAATACCTCATCTACATGGGCAACGTCTTCACCGGCGACTTCGGGACCGCCTTCAACGGTCAGAAGGTCACCGAGCTGATGGCCGAGGCCTTCCCGGTGACCATCCGGCTCACCATCGTGGCGATCGTCTTCGAGATCGTCATCGGCATCACGCTCGGGGTGATCACCGGGCTGCGCCGCGGCCGGCCCGTCGACACCGGAGTCCTGCTGCTGACCCTGGTCGTGATCTCGGTCCCGACCTTCGTCACCGGTCTGCTCCTCCAGCTGCTGCTGGGCGTCGAGTGGGGTCTGATCAAACCGGCCGTCTCGCCCGAGGCGCCGCTCGACGAACTGCTGATCCCCGGTCTCGTCCTCGCCTCCGTCTCACTGGCGTACGTCACCCGCCTCACCCGCACGTCCATCGCCGAGAACGCCCGCTCCGACTACGTCCGCACCGCGAAGGCCAAGGGCTTGCCCCGGGGCCGGGTGATCAGCCGTCATCTGCTGCGCAACTCGCTGATCCCGGTGGTCACCTTCATCGGCACCGACATCGGCGCCCTGATGGGCGGGGCGATCGTCACCGAGCGCATCTTCAACATCCACGGCGTCGGCTACCAGCTGTATCAGGGCATCCTCCGCCAGAACACCCAGACCGTCGTCGGCTTCGTGACCGTCCTGGTGCTGGTCTTCCTGGTGGCGAATCTCATCGTCGACCTGCTCTATGCCGTACTCGACCCGAGGATCCGCTATGCCTGA
- a CDS encoding peptide ABC transporter substrate-binding protein codes for MRRATHVPWAACAMALALAATACGGGSDSGGSGADGIVSSSWGDPQNPLEPANTNEVQGGKVLDMLFRGLKRYDPKTGEAQDMIASKIDTADSVNFTITIKDGWNFSNGEKVTAQSFVDAWNYGANLKNNQKNAYFFGYIDGYAAVHPESGAPTAQTLSGLKVVSPTTFTVKLSQKFSTWPDTLGYAAFAPLPKAFFDDHDAWIAKPIGNGPYAVDSYAKGSKMAMRRWDGYKGPDKAQNGGVDLNVYTDNNTAYTDLTAGNLDLVDDVPASQLKNVEADLGGRYINTPAGIIQTLAFPYYDKAWNTPNGAKVRTGLSMAINREQITDTIFQKTRTPAKDWTSPVLGADGGFSETLCGKACEYNAAEAKKLVAEGGGIPGGQMKLTYNADTGSHKDWIDAVCNSINNALGNDRACVGNPVGTFADFRNQITQLKMRGPFRAGWQMDYPLIQNFLQPLYYTNASSNDGKWTNKEFDKLVDQANAETDVAKAVETFQQAEEVVRDQMAAIPLWYQNGSAGYSERISNVSLNPFSVPVYNEIKVN; via the coding sequence ATGCGTCGAGCCACGCACGTCCCCTGGGCCGCATGTGCGATGGCCCTCGCCCTCGCGGCCACGGCCTGCGGCGGTGGCAGCGACAGCGGCGGCAGCGGCGCCGACGGGATCGTGTCCTCATCCTGGGGCGATCCGCAGAATCCGCTCGAGCCCGCCAACACCAACGAGGTGCAGGGCGGCAAGGTCCTCGACATGCTCTTCCGCGGTCTGAAGAGATACGACCCGAAGACCGGCGAGGCCCAGGACATGATCGCCTCGAAGATCGACACCGCCGACTCGGTGAACTTCACGATCACCATCAAGGACGGCTGGAACTTCAGCAACGGGGAGAAGGTGACCGCCCAGTCGTTCGTCGACGCCTGGAACTACGGCGCGAACCTGAAGAACAATCAGAAGAACGCCTACTTCTTCGGCTACATCGACGGCTACGCCGCGGTCCACCCCGAGTCGGGCGCGCCCACCGCCCAGACCCTGTCCGGCCTCAAGGTCGTGAGCCCCACGACCTTCACCGTGAAGCTCTCCCAGAAGTTCTCCACCTGGCCCGACACCCTCGGCTACGCCGCTTTCGCGCCGCTGCCCAAGGCCTTCTTCGACGACCACGACGCGTGGATCGCCAAGCCGATCGGCAACGGCCCGTACGCCGTCGACTCGTACGCCAAGGGCTCGAAGATGGCCATGCGCCGATGGGACGGGTACAAGGGGCCCGACAAGGCGCAGAACGGCGGTGTCGACCTCAACGTCTACACCGACAACAACACCGCCTACACCGACCTGACCGCCGGCAACCTCGACCTCGTCGACGACGTGCCCGCCTCCCAGCTCAAGAACGTGGAGGCGGATCTCGGCGGCCGGTACATCAACACGCCCGCCGGCATCATCCAGACGCTCGCCTTCCCGTACTACGACAAGGCCTGGAACACGCCGAACGGCGCCAAGGTCCGCACCGGGCTGTCCATGGCGATCAACCGGGAACAGATCACCGACACCATCTTCCAGAAGACCCGTACACCCGCGAAGGACTGGACCTCACCGGTGCTCGGCGCGGACGGCGGCTTCAGCGAGACCCTGTGCGGCAAGGCCTGCGAGTACAACGCCGCCGAGGCGAAGAAGCTGGTCGCCGAGGGCGGCGGTATCCCCGGCGGCCAGATGAAGCTCACGTACAACGCGGACACCGGCTCGCACAAGGACTGGATCGACGCCGTCTGCAACAGCATCAACAACGCGCTCGGCAACGACCGGGCCTGCGTCGGCAATCCCGTCGGCACCTTCGCCGACTTCCGCAACCAGATCACCCAGCTGAAGATGCGCGGCCCGTTCCGCGCCGGCTGGCAGATGGACTACCCGCTCATCCAGAACTTCCTCCAGCCGCTCTACTACACCAACGCCTCGTCCAACGACGGCAAGTGGACCAACAAGGAGTTCGACAAGCTCGTCGACCAGGCCAACGCGGAGACGGACGTCGCCAAGGCCGTCGAGACCTTCCAGCAGGCCGAGGAGGTCGTACGGGACCAGATGGCGGCCATCCCGCTCTGGTACCAGAACGGCAGCGCCGGCTACTCGGAGCGCATCTCCAACGTCTCGCTGAACCCCTTCAGCGTCCCCGTCTACAACGAGATCAAGGTCAACTGA
- a CDS encoding ABC transporter ATP-binding protein: protein MAEPILEVRDLVKHYPLTQGVLFKKQVGAVKAVDGVDLDLTAGETLGIVGESGCGKSTLARMLVHLERPTAGVIRYRGEDITKLSGRALKAVRRNIQMVFQDPYTSLNPRMTVGDIIGEPYEIHPEVAPKGDRRRKVQDLLDVVGLNPEYINRYPHQFSGGQRQRIGIARGLALQPEIIVADEPVSALDVSVQAQVINLLATLQREFSLSYVFIAHDLSIVRHISDRVGVMYLGRVVEIGRDEEIYDHPTHPYTQALLSAVPVPDPDAREHRERIILGGDVPSPANIPSGCRFRTRCWKAQERCALEVPLLEVPAEFRSAEGPARHPSACHFAEEKHVVPS, encoded by the coding sequence ATGGCTGAGCCGATCCTGGAGGTGCGTGACCTCGTCAAGCATTACCCGCTCACGCAGGGCGTCCTGTTCAAGAAGCAGGTGGGCGCGGTCAAGGCGGTCGACGGTGTCGATCTCGACCTGACGGCGGGCGAGACGCTCGGCATCGTGGGGGAGTCCGGCTGCGGGAAATCCACCCTCGCCAGGATGCTGGTCCATCTGGAACGGCCGACGGCCGGGGTGATCCGCTACCGCGGCGAGGACATCACCAAGCTGTCCGGGCGTGCGCTGAAGGCGGTGCGCCGGAACATCCAGATGGTGTTCCAGGACCCGTACACCTCGCTCAACCCGCGGATGACGGTCGGCGACATCATCGGGGAGCCGTACGAGATCCACCCGGAGGTCGCGCCGAAGGGCGACCGGCGCCGCAAGGTGCAGGACCTGCTGGACGTCGTCGGGCTCAACCCCGAGTACATCAATCGCTATCCCCACCAGTTCTCCGGTGGCCAGCGGCAGCGGATCGGCATCGCGCGAGGGCTCGCCCTCCAGCCGGAGATCATCGTCGCCGACGAGCCCGTCTCCGCCCTCGACGTGTCCGTGCAGGCGCAGGTCATCAATCTGCTGGCCACGCTGCAGAGAGAGTTCAGCCTCAGCTATGTGTTCATCGCCCACGACCTCTCGATCGTCCGGCACATCTCGGACCGGGTCGGCGTGATGTACCTGGGGCGGGTGGTGGAGATCGGCAGGGACGAGGAGATCTACGACCACCCGACGCATCCGTACACCCAGGCCCTGCTGTCCGCGGTCCCGGTGCCGGACCCGGATGCGCGTGAGCACCGGGAGCGGATCATCCTCGGCGGTGACGTGCCCTCCCCGGCGAACATCCCGTCCGGCTGCCGCTTCCGCACGCGCTGCTGGAAGGCGCAGGAACGCTGCGCTCTGGAGGTCCCGCTGCTGGAGGTGCCGGCGGAGTTCCGCTCGGCCGAGGGGCCGGCGAGGCACCCGTCCGCGTGCCATTTCGCCGAGGAGAAGCACGTGGTGCCGTCCTGA
- a CDS encoding ABC transporter ATP-binding protein yields MTIIDKTASVPAPRDGDDYDGSLLEVRDLHVEFHTREGVAKAVNGVNYSVNAGETLAVLGESGSGKSVTAQAIMGILDMPPGKIPQGEIFFRGQDMLTMSYEERRQIRGRKIAMIFQDALSSLNPVLTVGYQLGEMFRVHQGLSKKDAKAKAIELMDKVKIPAAKARVNDYAHQFSGGMRQRIMIAMALALEPDLIIADEPTTALDVTVQAQVMELLAELQREYNMGLILITHDLGVVADVADKIAVMYAGRIVETAPVHELYKRPAHPYTRGLLDSIPRLDQKGQELFAIKGLPPNLLRVPSGCAFNPRCTKAEDICRSEIPALLPVTEQDGTELVGRGSACHYWKETIHG; encoded by the coding sequence ATGACCATCATCGACAAGACCGCGTCTGTCCCCGCCCCGCGCGACGGCGACGACTACGATGGCTCGCTGCTCGAAGTCCGCGACCTGCATGTGGAGTTCCACACCCGCGAAGGTGTGGCCAAGGCGGTCAACGGTGTCAACTACAGCGTGAACGCCGGTGAGACGCTCGCGGTGCTCGGCGAGTCCGGCTCCGGCAAGTCCGTGACCGCGCAGGCGATCATGGGCATCCTCGACATGCCGCCCGGCAAGATCCCGCAGGGCGAGATCTTCTTCCGCGGCCAGGACATGCTCACGATGTCCTACGAGGAGCGCAGGCAGATCCGTGGCCGCAAGATCGCCATGATCTTCCAGGACGCGCTCTCCTCGCTGAACCCGGTCCTCACCGTGGGCTACCAGCTCGGCGAGATGTTCCGGGTCCACCAGGGCCTGTCCAAGAAGGACGCCAAGGCCAAGGCCATCGAGCTGATGGACAAGGTCAAGATCCCCGCCGCCAAGGCCCGGGTCAACGACTACGCGCACCAGTTCTCGGGCGGTATGCGCCAGCGCATCATGATCGCGATGGCGCTCGCCCTGGAACCGGACCTGATCATCGCCGATGAGCCCACGACCGCGCTCGACGTCACCGTCCAGGCCCAGGTCATGGAGCTGCTCGCGGAGTTGCAGCGCGAGTACAACATGGGCTTGATCCTGATCACCCACGACCTCGGCGTGGTTGCCGACGTCGCGGACAAGATCGCGGTCATGTACGCGGGCCGGATCGTCGAGACCGCCCCGGTGCACGAGCTGTACAAGCGCCCCGCGCACCCGTACACCCGGGGCCTTCTCGACTCCATTCCGCGCCTGGACCAGAAGGGCCAGGAGCTGTTTGCCATCAAGGGCCTGCCGCCCAACCTGCTGCGCGTACCGTCCGGTTGTGCGTTCAACCCGCGCTGCACCAAGGCGGAGGACATCTGCCGCTCCGAGATCCCGGCACTGCTTCCGGTCACCGAGCAGGACGGCACGGAACTGGTCGGCCGCGGCAGCGCGTGCCATTACTGGAAGGAGACGATCCATGGCTGA
- a CDS encoding ABC transporter ATP-binding protein, whose translation MTVETRADAPLLEVRDLHVEFHTRDGVARAVNGVAFTVAEGETLAVLGESGSGKSVTAQAVMGILDVPPGKITGGEILFRGQDLLTLKEDERRKIRGAGMAMIFQDALSSLNPVLSVGDQLGEMFVVHRGMKRKEARAKAVELMERVGIPGAKERVGQYPHQFSGGMRQRIMIAMALALEPALIIADEPTTALDVTVQAQVMDLLATLQSELAMGLVLITHDLGVVADVADRIAVMYAGRIVETAPVHDIYKAPAHPYTKGLLESIPRLDQKGRELYAIKGLPPNLMDIPPGCAFNPRCPMARDICRRDVPPLYEVSPERRSACHFWEETLHG comes from the coding sequence ATGACCGTCGAGACCCGGGCCGACGCGCCGCTGCTCGAAGTGCGCGACCTGCATGTGGAGTTCCACACCCGCGACGGTGTCGCCAGGGCCGTCAACGGCGTCGCCTTCACGGTCGCCGAGGGCGAGACGCTCGCCGTGCTCGGCGAGTCCGGCTCGGGGAAGTCCGTCACCGCACAGGCCGTCATGGGCATCCTGGACGTCCCTCCGGGAAAGATCACCGGCGGCGAGATCCTCTTCCGCGGACAGGACCTGCTGACGCTCAAGGAGGACGAGCGGCGGAAGATCCGCGGGGCCGGGATGGCCATGATCTTCCAGGACGCGCTCTCCTCGCTGAACCCGGTGCTCAGCGTCGGCGACCAGCTCGGCGAGATGTTCGTCGTGCACCGCGGGATGAAACGCAAAGAGGCCCGGGCGAAGGCCGTCGAACTGATGGAGCGGGTCGGCATCCCGGGGGCGAAGGAGCGGGTGGGTCAGTACCCGCACCAGTTCTCCGGCGGTATGCGCCAGCGCATCATGATCGCCATGGCCCTGGCGCTCGAACCGGCCCTGATCATCGCCGACGAACCCACGACCGCGCTCGATGTCACCGTCCAGGCCCAGGTGATGGACCTGCTGGCCACGCTCCAGAGCGAGCTCGCGATGGGACTCGTCCTGATCACCCACGACCTGGGGGTGGTGGCCGACGTCGCGGACAGGATCGCCGTGATGTACGCGGGCCGGATCGTCGAGACGGCCCCCGTCCACGACATCTACAAGGCTCCTGCCCACCCGTACACCAAGGGCCTGCTGGAGTCGATCCCGCGCCTGGACCAGAAGGGCCGTGAGCTGTACGCGATCAAGGGCCTGCCGCCGAACCTGATGGACATCCCGCCCGGCTGCGCCTTCAACCCGCGCTGTCCGATGGCGCGGGACATCTGCCGCAGGGACGTACCGCCGCTGTACGAGGTGTCACCGGAGCGCAGAAGCGCCTGCCACTTCTGGGAGGAGACTCTCCATGGCTGA
- a CDS encoding ABC transporter ATP-binding protein yields MAELKKTDEPTDAVDATPNVTDVDTFDAATEAEAVAAIEAPVSQGEPILQVRNLVKHFPLTQGILFKKKVGAVKAVDGISFDLYQGETLGIVGESGCGKSTVAKLLMTLETATAGEVFYKGQDITRLSGRALKAVRRNIQMVFQDPYTSLNPRMTVGDIIGEPFDIHPEVAPKGDRRRKVQELLDVVGLNPEYINRYPHQFSGGQRQRIGIARGLALNPDIIICDEPVSALDVSVQAQVINLMENLQDEFNLSYIFIAHDLSIVRHISDRVGVMYLGKMAEIGTDTQIYDHPTHPYTQALLSAVPVPDPEARERRERIILTGDVPSPANPPSGCRFRTRCWKAQDKCAEEVPLLAIPEPFKGLDSPVAHESACHFAEEKDVVHAV; encoded by the coding sequence ATGGCTGAGCTCAAGAAGACCGACGAGCCGACGGACGCCGTGGACGCCACCCCGAACGTCACCGATGTCGATACCTTCGACGCCGCCACCGAGGCCGAGGCCGTTGCCGCCATCGAGGCGCCCGTCTCTCAGGGTGAGCCGATCCTTCAGGTCCGCAACCTGGTCAAGCACTTCCCGCTGACCCAGGGCATCCTCTTCAAGAAGAAGGTCGGCGCGGTCAAGGCCGTGGACGGGATCTCCTTCGACCTCTACCAGGGCGAGACCCTCGGCATCGTCGGCGAGTCCGGCTGTGGCAAGTCCACCGTCGCCAAGCTGCTGATGACGCTGGAAACAGCGACCGCCGGCGAGGTGTTCTACAAGGGCCAGGACATCACCCGGCTCTCCGGCCGGGCGCTCAAGGCCGTACGCCGCAACATCCAGATGGTGTTCCAGGACCCGTACACCTCGCTCAACCCCCGTATGACGGTCGGCGACATCATCGGGGAGCCTTTCGACATCCACCCGGAGGTGGCACCCAAGGGCGACCGCCGCCGCAAGGTCCAGGAGCTCCTGGACGTCGTGGGCCTCAACCCGGAGTACATCAACCGGTACCCGCACCAGTTCTCCGGCGGTCAGCGCCAGCGCATCGGCATCGCCCGTGGCCTGGCGCTCAACCCGGACATCATCATCTGCGACGAGCCGGTCTCGGCCCTGGACGTCTCCGTCCAGGCACAGGTCATCAACCTGATGGAGAACCTGCAGGACGAGTTCAACCTCTCCTACATCTTCATCGCCCACGACCTGTCGATCGTCCGGCACATCTCGGACCGGGTCGGCGTGATGTACCTCGGCAAGATGGCCGAGATCGGCACGGACACGCAGATCTACGACCACCCGACGCACCCCTATACCCAGGCGCTGCTCTCCGCGGTCCCGGTCCCCGACCCGGAGGCCCGCGAGAGGCGCGAGCGGATCATCCTGACCGGTGACGTCCCGTCGCCGGCGAACCCGCCGTCGGGCTGCCGCTTCCGCACCCGTTGCTGGAAGGCCCAGGACAAGTGCGCCGAGGAGGTGCCGCTGCTGGCGATCCCCGAGCCCTTCAAGGGGTTGGACTCCCCGGTGGCGCACGAGTCGGCGTGCCACTTCGCGGAGGAGAAGGACGTCGTCCACGCCGTGTAG
- a CDS encoding ABC transporter permease — protein MGRYVARRLLQMIPVFLGTTFLIFFMVYSLPGDPVAGLFGDKGVDPATLAAKRHELGLDLPLWEQYWNYMTNIVLHFDFGNQIRNGRPVTEVLGDAFPITLQLAALAFAFELIFGIGLGVIAGLRAGRLADNAILIFTLLIISIPVFVLGFIIKMVFAFELGWMAPNVSNEQKWSELIAPAIVLGGLSLAYVARLTRTSMAENLRADYMRTAVAKGLPKRRVIGVHLMRNSMIPVVTFLGTDVGALMGGAVVTEGIFNVKGIGGVIYESISRREGTTLVGLVTILVLVYLATSLLIDLLYAVLDPRIRYA, from the coding sequence ATGGGGCGCTATGTCGCACGACGACTGCTCCAGATGATCCCGGTATTCCTCGGGACAACCTTTCTGATCTTCTTCATGGTCTACAGCCTGCCTGGCGACCCCGTGGCGGGTCTGTTCGGCGACAAGGGTGTCGACCCCGCGACTCTCGCCGCGAAGAGACATGAGCTGGGGCTGGACCTCCCGCTCTGGGAGCAGTACTGGAACTACATGACCAATATCGTCCTGCACTTCGACTTCGGTAACCAGATCCGCAACGGGCGGCCGGTCACCGAAGTGCTGGGCGACGCGTTCCCCATCACGCTGCAACTCGCGGCGCTGGCCTTCGCCTTCGAGCTCATCTTCGGCATCGGCCTCGGTGTCATCGCCGGTCTGCGGGCCGGGCGCCTCGCCGACAACGCGATCCTGATCTTCACTCTGCTGATCATCTCGATCCCGGTCTTCGTCCTCGGCTTCATCATCAAGATGGTCTTCGCCTTCGAGCTGGGCTGGATGGCGCCGAACGTCAGCAACGAGCAGAAGTGGTCCGAGCTGATCGCGCCCGCCATCGTGCTCGGTGGCCTGTCGCTCGCGTACGTCGCCCGGCTCACCCGCACCTCGATGGCGGAGAACCTGCGCGCCGACTACATGCGCACGGCCGTGGCCAAGGGTCTGCCCAAGAGGCGGGTCATCGGTGTCCACCTGATGCGCAACTCGATGATCCCCGTCGTCACCTTCCTCGGCACCGACGTCGGCGCTCTGATGGGCGGCGCGGTGGTCACCGAAGGCATCTTCAACGTCAAGGGCATCGGCGGCGTCATCTACGAGTCGATCAGCCGACGTGAGGGCACGACCCTGGTCGGACTCGTCACCATCCTGGTGCTCGTCTACCTCGCCACCAGCCTGCTCATCGACCTGCTGTATGCGGTCCTGGACCCGAGGATCCGTTATGCCTGA
- a CDS encoding ABC transporter permease, which yields MPDVTKTAVSATEDAIAPPSAAEPAPQKRDKARSLWGDAWQDLRRNPYFLVASVLIFFLLVITAFPSWFTSASPTVGDLVHHYLGKPDLGSVGSEGWLGYDGQGRSVYARLIHGTRASVIVGICVTLIVTIVGSIMGMVAGYFGGITDAILSRVTDIFFGIPFLLGAMVVLQSFTERTIWVVVFALAFLGWTQITRVMRGAVITIKQADYVQAAKALGAGTTRILLRHILPNAMAPVIVVATIALGGYISAEATLSYLGLGLSSPIVSWGVDISTGVQQIRTAQHILLYPSIMLSITVLAFIMLGEAVRNALDPKLR from the coding sequence ATGCCTGACGTGACCAAGACCGCGGTTTCCGCGACCGAGGACGCCATCGCGCCGCCCTCCGCAGCCGAGCCCGCGCCCCAGAAGCGTGACAAGGCGCGCAGCCTGTGGGGAGACGCCTGGCAGGACCTCCGCCGCAACCCCTATTTCCTGGTCGCGTCCGTCCTGATCTTCTTCCTTCTGGTCATCACGGCCTTCCCGAGCTGGTTCACCAGCGCCTCGCCCACCGTCGGCGACCTGGTGCACCACTATCTCGGCAAACCTGACCTGGGCAGCGTCGGCTCGGAGGGCTGGCTCGGCTATGACGGCCAGGGCCGCTCCGTGTATGCCCGCCTCATCCACGGCACCCGTGCCTCGGTCATCGTGGGCATCTGCGTCACCCTGATCGTCACCATCGTCGGCAGCATCATGGGCATGGTCGCCGGCTACTTCGGCGGCATCACGGACGCGATTCTCTCCCGGGTCACCGACATCTTCTTCGGTATCCCGTTCCTGCTCGGTGCCATGGTCGTGCTGCAGTCCTTCACCGAGCGCACCATCTGGGTGGTCGTCTTCGCCCTCGCGTTCCTCGGCTGGACCCAGATCACCCGTGTCATGCGCGGTGCGGTGATCACCATCAAGCAGGCCGACTACGTCCAGGCCGCCAAGGCCCTTGGTGCCGGCACCACCCGGATCCTGTTGCGGCACATTCTGCCGAACGCCATGGCGCCGGTCATTGTCGTCGCGACCATCGCGCTCGGTGGCTACATCTCGGCCGAGGCGACCCTGTCGTACCTGGGTCTGGGCCTCTCCTCGCCCATCGTTTCCTGGGGCGTCGACATCTCCACCGGTGTCCAGCAGATCCGTACGGCGCAGCACATTCTGCTGTACCCGTCGATCATGCTGAGCATCACCGTTCTGGCGTTCATCATGCTCGGCGAAGCCGTGCGCAACGCCCTCGATCCCAAGCTGCGCTGA
- a CDS encoding GNAT family N-acetyltransferase yields MDDLTVRPATLADAPAVCALLNAVDLVEIGRAETDLHTVEADLAHCDLDLVRDTWLVSEGRDLVAFGMLWSDSGDGDIGVDHYVLPGRSAAAVVLLELIEARAAQKAAEDGTERAVLHLQLNTRPAVDTALLERRGWRTVRRYQVMTRPLAVADDLPPEPPTGLTLRDCRAEADRRLAHALVEETFAEHFDHHARGYEQWLDDVHGTRLDWSLVWIASLADEGDVAVMLTRDDREAMGWIRNIGVLKSARGRGVGGHLLRHAFATYAARGRDTIGLGVDTRNESKALALYEAHGMTSHYAVDTWEVTRPAAALPGRMP; encoded by the coding sequence ATGGATGACCTGACCGTGCGGCCGGCGACGCTCGCCGACGCCCCCGCCGTCTGCGCCCTGCTCAACGCCGTCGACCTCGTCGAGATCGGCCGCGCCGAGACCGATCTGCACACCGTCGAGGCGGACCTCGCCCACTGTGACCTCGACCTCGTCCGTGACACCTGGCTGGTGTCCGAGGGCCGTGACCTGGTCGCGTTCGGGATGCTCTGGAGCGACTCCGGCGACGGGGACATAGGCGTCGACCACTACGTCCTGCCCGGCCGGTCCGCGGCCGCGGTCGTCCTGCTGGAGCTGATCGAGGCCCGGGCGGCGCAGAAGGCCGCGGAGGACGGTACCGAGCGGGCCGTGCTGCATCTTCAGCTCAACACGAGACCGGCCGTCGACACGGCACTGCTCGAACGCCGCGGCTGGCGGACCGTGCGTCGCTATCAGGTCATGACGCGCCCGCTGGCCGTCGCGGACGACCTCCCGCCCGAGCCGCCCACCGGGCTGACGCTGCGCGACTGCCGCGCGGAGGCCGACCGCCGGCTGGCGCACGCCCTGGTGGAGGAGACCTTCGCCGAGCACTTCGACCATCACGCCCGCGGCTACGAGCAGTGGCTGGACGACGTCCACGGCACCCGGCTGGACTGGTCGTTGGTCTGGATCGCCTCGCTCGCCGACGAGGGCGACGTCGCGGTGATGCTGACCCGGGACGACCGCGAGGCCATGGGCTGGATCCGCAACATCGGTGTGCTGAAGTCCGCCCGGGGCCGCGGGGTCGGCGGACATCTGCTCCGTCATGCCTTCGCCACGTACGCCGCCCGTGGCCGCGACACCATCGGCCTCGGAGTCGACACCCGGAACGAGTCGAAGGCCCTCGCTCTCTACGAAGCACACGGCATGACCTCGCACTACGCCGTCGACACCTGGGAGGTCACCCGCCCGGCAGCAGCCCTGCCCGGCCGGATGCCCTGA
- a CDS encoding ABC transporter permease, protein MPEPHYDDGGAIASTGAGGATDLAMSEAETLEKTPGGPQGTGPSGKPRSLWSDAWRDLRRNPVFIISALVILFLVVISIWPSLIASGNPLQCDLAKAQEGSQPGHPFGFNGQGCDVYTRTVYGARASVTVGVCATLGVALIGSVLGGLAGFFGGASDAILSRVTDIFFGIPVVLGGLVLLSVVTSTTVWPVVGFMVLLGWPQLSRIARGSVITARQNDYVQAARALGASNARMLLRHIAPNAVAPVIVVATIALGTYISLEATLSFLGVGLKPPTVSWGIDISSASPYIRNAPHMLLWPAGALAITVLAFIMLGDAVRDALDPKLR, encoded by the coding sequence ATGCCTGAGCCGCACTACGACGACGGGGGAGCGATCGCGTCGACGGGCGCGGGTGGCGCCACCGACCTGGCCATGAGCGAGGCCGAGACGCTGGAGAAGACACCGGGAGGCCCGCAGGGCACCGGCCCGTCCGGCAAACCGCGCAGCCTCTGGTCGGACGCCTGGCGCGACCTGCGCCGCAATCCCGTCTTCATCATCTCCGCGCTGGTCATCCTGTTCCTGGTCGTCATCTCCATCTGGCCGTCGCTGATCGCCTCGGGCAACCCGCTCCAGTGCGACCTCGCCAAGGCGCAGGAGGGCTCCCAGCCGGGCCATCCCTTCGGCTTCAACGGCCAGGGCTGCGACGTCTACACCCGGACCGTCTACGGCGCCCGCGCGTCGGTCACCGTGGGCGTCTGCGCCACGCTCGGCGTCGCTCTGATCGGCTCCGTCCTCGGCGGGCTCGCCGGCTTCTTCGGCGGGGCGTCGGACGCGATCCTGTCCCGCGTCACCGACATCTTCTTCGGCATCCCTGTCGTCCTCGGCGGACTCGTCCTGCTGTCCGTCGTCACCAGCACCACCGTGTGGCCGGTCGTCGGCTTCATGGTGCTGCTCGGCTGGCCGCAGCTCTCCCGCATCGCGCGCGGCTCGGTCATCACCGCGCGGCAGAACGACTACGTCCAGGCGGCGCGGGCGCTCGGGGCGTCCAACGCGCGGATGCTGCTGCGCCACATCGCGCCCAACGCCGTCGCACCCGTCATCGTGGTCGCCACCATCGCCCTCGGCACCTACATCTCCCTGGAGGCGACCCTCTCGTTCCTCGGCGTCGGCCTGAAACCGCCGACCGTCTCCTGGGGCATCGACATCTCGTCCGCCTCGCCCTACATCCGCAACGCCCCGCACATGCTGCTCTGGCCGGCGGGCGCGCTGGCGATCACGGTGCTGGCGTTCATCATGCTCGGCGACGCGGTGCGCGACGCCCTCGACCCCAAGCTGCGCTGA